In Paenibacillus sp. 1781tsa1, one DNA window encodes the following:
- a CDS encoding serine/threonine-protein kinase, whose translation MRKDNCKMALQRNVIINDTYQVRQVLASSELAIVYAGRDRNTGAKVAIKEFFPQRLAERQADKRKVFCSSRGYGGQYQELLAAFLLEGELLSKLDHPHIVSYLDHFEANDTGYLVMEYCTGITLTEYLNEHNHALDATFITETLLPLVDTLDYIHKQGILHRDVKPSNIMVMEDGTPKLLDFGSATRWPMQSGEKQVIFTSAGYSPLEFYSEKSSQGPMSDIYSLAALLHYWTCGQPPMDVKQRLFQDELPSVRSHNEYVNPWLARVIHWGLTVRSEKRCASLAWVRSSLRVQAWVWKVRKPGTVEWSLAENEHTQVYEVESKKQHETA comes from the coding sequence ATGAGAAAAGACAATTGCAAAATGGCATTGCAACGCAATGTGATTATAAATGATACATATCAGGTAAGACAGGTATTAGCCAGCAGTGAGTTGGCTATTGTATATGCAGGGCGGGATCGTAACACGGGGGCCAAGGTAGCCATTAAGGAATTTTTCCCGCAGAGGCTGGCTGAACGTCAGGCAGACAAGCGTAAGGTGTTCTGCTCTTCACGAGGATACGGTGGGCAATATCAGGAGTTACTGGCTGCATTTCTGCTCGAAGGTGAATTGTTATCGAAACTGGATCATCCTCATATTGTGTCGTATTTGGATCATTTTGAAGCGAATGATACAGGGTATCTGGTTATGGAATATTGCACGGGTATCACATTGACCGAATATTTGAATGAACACAATCATGCGCTTGATGCTACCTTCATAACGGAGACGCTGCTTCCACTGGTGGATACATTGGATTACATACATAAGCAAGGCATTCTTCACCGGGATGTGAAACCTTCCAACATTATGGTCATGGAGGACGGTACACCCAAGCTTCTGGACTTCGGCTCAGCTACCCGTTGGCCTATGCAATCCGGAGAGAAACAGGTGATATTTACATCGGCAGGTTATTCTCCGCTGGAGTTCTATTCGGAGAAATCCAGTCAGGGACCAATGTCGGACATCTATAGTTTGGCGGCTCTGCTCCATTATTGGACATGCGGGCAACCCCCTATGGACGTGAAGCAGCGGTTGTTCCAGGATGAATTGCCATCTGTTCGCTCACATAATGAGTATGTGAATCCTTGGCTCGCTCGTGTTATTCATTGGGGGCTGACGGTTCGTTCTGAGAAACGCTGTGCTTCCCTGGCCTGGGTCAGAAGCTCGTTGCGAGTTCAAGCCTGGGTGTGGAAAGTGCGCAAGCCAGGTACAGTGGAATGGTCTTTAGCCGAGAATGAACATACGCAGGTCTATGAAGTGGAGTCGAAGAAGCAACATGAGACGGCGTAA
- a CDS encoding alpha/beta fold hydrolase: MSSIYRSEEGKSSILEEYEIYLNELGEEFTREYVETRFGKTHVLLTGPLDGKPLFILQGGNCVNPMTLSWFSSLFKEYRIIAPDTIGHPGYSEEASISTRFDSLALWVSDLLDHYDIEKSAFIGPSFGGGIILRLATYIPERISCAVLVAPAGLAVNSKIKTAQDITLPLVKYRMTSSPSSLQKITDTMSCNCMKEMDKNIIGKLFKYVSIDQDLPKLAEREELVNYTSPTLLLVGEKDVFFPADKCIERAQKIIANVQAIKYDTGHFPSQDVLVQMNEEIGRFLQKNY; the protein is encoded by the coding sequence ATGAGTTCCATTTATAGAAGTGAAGAAGGCAAGAGCAGCATACTTGAAGAGTATGAGATTTATTTGAACGAGTTGGGTGAGGAATTTACTCGGGAGTATGTAGAGACACGTTTTGGAAAGACGCATGTTCTACTGACCGGTCCTCTGGATGGCAAGCCGTTATTTATTCTCCAGGGCGGTAATTGTGTGAATCCGATGACATTGTCATGGTTCTCTTCTTTATTTAAGGAATACCGGATTATTGCTCCTGATACGATTGGTCATCCCGGTTATAGTGAAGAAGCCAGCATCTCGACACGGTTTGATAGTTTGGCATTATGGGTATCGGATCTGCTGGATCACTATGATATCGAAAAGAGTGCATTTATCGGACCATCGTTTGGAGGGGGTATCATTCTCAGACTGGCTACCTATATTCCGGAACGCATCTCGTGCGCCGTATTGGTTGCACCTGCGGGTCTTGCGGTCAACTCCAAAATTAAAACAGCTCAGGATATCACGCTGCCGCTCGTCAAGTATCGTATGACGTCTTCACCATCTTCTTTGCAAAAAATTACGGACACCATGTCGTGCAACTGCATGAAAGAAATGGATAAAAACATTATCGGCAAACTTTTCAAATATGTCAGTATCGATCAGGATCTGCCCAAACTCGCAGAGCGGGAAGAACTGGTGAACTATACGTCTCCAACCCTGTTATTGGTGGGGGAGAAGGATGTCTTTTTCCCTGCGGATAAGTGCATTGAACGTGCTCAAAAGATTATTGCGAATGTGCAAGCCATCAAATATGATACAGGACATTTTCCTTCACAGGACGTATTGGTGCAGATGAACGAGGAAATCGGGCGTTTTTTACAGAAGAATTATTAA
- the rnhA gene encoding ribonuclease H, translating to MAKQKYYVVWEGKKPGVYGTWAECKAQTDQYTGAKYKSYESKTAAEEAYRAGWKGNWGSSAGGASKKKSTGSGRSAGMETSEEVDYDSISVDVGTRGNPGPVEYKGVDTRTGEIIFSVGPISKGTNNLGEFLAIVHALAHLKKEGSTKTVYTDSVNAMKWLKQKKVATTLPRDNSTEEIWLMIDRAEHWLQTNTYSNKVLKWQTKQWGEIKADYGRK from the coding sequence GTGGCAAAACAGAAATACTATGTTGTCTGGGAAGGCAAGAAGCCAGGCGTGTACGGTACATGGGCAGAATGCAAAGCGCAGACGGATCAGTATACCGGAGCTAAATATAAATCGTATGAATCGAAAACGGCCGCAGAAGAAGCGTATCGTGCCGGATGGAAAGGGAACTGGGGTTCAAGTGCCGGCGGAGCGTCGAAGAAGAAGTCCACGGGGAGTGGAAGAAGCGCAGGCATGGAAACGTCGGAAGAAGTGGATTATGACAGTATCTCTGTTGATGTGGGTACACGCGGTAACCCTGGACCTGTAGAATACAAAGGGGTAGACACCCGCACCGGTGAGATTATTTTCTCTGTTGGACCGATCTCCAAAGGCACGAACAATCTGGGCGAATTCCTGGCCATTGTACATGCCCTTGCCCATCTGAAAAAAGAAGGCAGTACCAAAACGGTATATACCGACTCGGTCAATGCCATGAAATGGCTGAAGCAGAAAAAAGTAGCCACAACGTTACCAAGAGACAACTCCACGGAAGAGATCTGGCTGATGATTGACCGTGCGGAGCACTGGTTACAGACGAATACGTACAGCAATAAAGTATTGAAATGGCAGACGAAGCAGTGGGGCGAAATCAAGGCCGATTACGGCCGGAAGTAA
- a CDS encoding DUF421 domain-containing protein: MDWIWKSILLVLIGMILLRIAGRKSISQMSVATTVIIISIGTTIVQPIANHELGKAIGSAAVFILMLLIVEQLQLKFNWFETLMSGKSKVVVEDGKLNLSNLKHMRFSVDQLEMQLREKGITSITDLETATMEPNGQLGYVLKRHARPVTIGDLEALLKQGTWPTESKGLFQEVIQDGHSRPLDSTLE, from the coding sequence ATGGACTGGATATGGAAATCCATCTTGCTTGTACTGATTGGCATGATTCTGCTACGGATAGCCGGACGTAAATCCATCTCGCAAATGAGTGTAGCCACGACGGTCATTATTATCTCGATCGGAACAACGATCGTGCAGCCAATTGCGAATCATGAGTTAGGCAAAGCGATCGGGTCAGCGGCGGTATTTATCCTCATGCTTCTGATCGTTGAACAATTACAGTTGAAGTTTAATTGGTTTGAAACATTGATGAGCGGAAAATCCAAGGTTGTCGTGGAAGATGGGAAGTTGAATCTATCGAATTTGAAACATATGCGCTTTTCCGTGGACCAATTGGAGATGCAGTTGCGGGAAAAAGGAATTACAAGTATTACCGATCTGGAAACAGCCACGATGGAACCAAACGGGCAACTCGGTTATGTGCTCAAACGGCACGCACGTCCAGTAACCATAGGCGATTTGGAAGCACTCCTAAAGCAAGGTACGTGGCCCACGGAATCCAAAGGACTGTTCCAGGAGGTCATCCAAGATGGACACTCTCGTCCGCTGGACTCCACACTTGAATAA
- a CDS encoding acyl-CoA dehydrogenase family protein, whose translation MSIQANTIHTQPDYEQLRVEIRGIVDEVIKPHAELIDREGRFPRENLSALAEAGWNGVLIPERFGGRGLDHVAFAIAAEEIAKGCPSTSLVYVMHVGAVQTIALYGDEDQKERWLKPVRHGAIGTYSTSERASGGHWWFNFSEASRDGEDYILNAEKSFTTSSGQADFYVTQTRTPGAQTPTDVSFFLVDGQLEGITSGVWDALGVRGNHSGPIKYEGVRIAAQDKLGTEGQGREILESGVSPVYLIGLGSTWLGVAEAALEAASEYVKGMVHRDFNKRLADYQIIRQQLAEVKVLISSLKPWQLSLARQLDELQAQGIPQVELFLPLVEFKIHAAEVANKATKAALDVTGGYGYKKGVFERLFRDARAGIAMGPSNNIAREWIGKSLVGLPLELWYEGGD comes from the coding sequence ATGAGTATTCAAGCAAACACCATTCACACCCAGCCAGACTATGAGCAATTGAGAGTTGAAATTCGGGGGATTGTCGACGAAGTCATTAAACCACATGCTGAGCTGATCGACCGTGAGGGCCGTTTCCCGCGTGAGAATCTGTCCGCCCTTGCTGAGGCTGGATGGAATGGGGTGCTGATTCCCGAGCGCTTCGGTGGACGCGGACTGGATCATGTCGCCTTTGCGATTGCCGCAGAAGAAATTGCCAAGGGATGCCCTTCGACTTCACTGGTGTATGTCATGCATGTTGGAGCGGTTCAGACGATAGCTCTTTACGGAGATGAGGATCAGAAGGAGCGCTGGCTGAAGCCGGTACGTCATGGCGCTATAGGTACGTATTCCACAAGTGAGCGTGCTTCGGGAGGTCACTGGTGGTTTAATTTTAGCGAGGCTTCCCGAGACGGCGAGGATTATATTTTGAATGCCGAAAAGTCGTTCACGACAAGCTCGGGACAGGCTGATTTTTATGTGACCCAGACTCGCACGCCAGGCGCGCAAACCCCGACAGATGTGAGCTTCTTCCTTGTCGATGGACAACTGGAAGGCATTACTTCCGGCGTATGGGATGCGCTCGGCGTTCGTGGTAACCACAGCGGACCCATTAAATATGAAGGTGTCCGAATTGCAGCTCAGGATAAGCTCGGAACCGAAGGGCAGGGTCGCGAAATTCTGGAGAGTGGTGTATCGCCCGTATATCTGATCGGCCTGGGCTCAACTTGGCTTGGAGTTGCCGAGGCGGCGCTTGAGGCTGCATCTGAATATGTGAAGGGCATGGTTCATCGGGATTTTAACAAGCGCTTAGCCGATTACCAGATCATCCGCCAGCAGTTGGCTGAAGTGAAGGTGCTAATCTCCAGCCTGAAGCCTTGGCAGTTATCACTTGCGCGGCAGCTGGACGAACTTCAGGCACAGGGGATACCGCAAGTTGAGCTATTCCTGCCGCTGGTTGAATTCAAAATTCATGCTGCGGAAGTCGCGAACAAAGCGACCAAAGCAGCGCTGGATGTTACCGGAGGTTATGGTTATAAAAAAGGCGTGTTTGAACGTCTCTTCCGTGACGCGCGTGCAGGCATCGCCATGGGTCCGTCCAACAACATCGCCAGAGAGTGGATTGGCAAGTCTCTTGTCGGTCTGCCACTGGAGCTGTGGTACGAGGGAGGCGATTAA
- the sfnG gene encoding dimethylsulfone monooxygenase SfnG has protein sequence MSMQFAYWVPNVSGGLVISNIPQKTGWSFEDNARYAKIAEDVGFDYALLQTRFMASYGAENQLEAIALASALAVVTDRLKLIAAILPGLWHPGPVAKAITTIDHISKGRAAVNIVSGWFKGEFQGFGEPWLDHNERYRRSEEFIRVLKELWTQEKANHQGDFYRIREAPHKPKPVSLPPVFQGGNSAAARDMAARVSDWYFMNGNNIEGFRTQIEDVTGRATSYNRKLQFGVNAFVIVRDTEEEALEVLRQIILHADPEAVEGFRSQVQFAGKASPEQEGMWANSNFDDLVQYNDGFKTGLIGTPEQVADRIIALKKVGVNLILTGFLHYDEDIRAFGEKVIPLVREKEAALSRVAAT, from the coding sequence ATGTCCATGCAATTCGCTTATTGGGTTCCTAATGTAAGTGGGGGGCTGGTGATCTCCAACATCCCGCAAAAAACAGGCTGGTCATTTGAGGATAACGCGAGGTATGCCAAGATCGCAGAAGATGTTGGCTTTGATTATGCGTTATTGCAAACCAGATTTATGGCCAGCTATGGGGCTGAAAATCAACTGGAAGCCATTGCTCTTGCCTCCGCACTGGCTGTGGTTACAGACCGCTTGAAACTGATCGCAGCCATATTGCCTGGATTATGGCACCCCGGTCCTGTAGCGAAAGCGATCACGACGATTGATCATATCAGCAAGGGACGAGCTGCCGTAAATATTGTCAGCGGCTGGTTCAAGGGAGAGTTTCAGGGATTTGGAGAACCGTGGCTGGATCATAATGAGCGTTATCGCCGCTCGGAAGAATTTATCCGTGTGCTGAAGGAGCTGTGGACGCAAGAAAAAGCCAATCACCAGGGAGACTTTTATCGTATTCGTGAAGCCCCACACAAACCCAAACCGGTTTCCCTCCCCCCTGTGTTCCAGGGAGGAAATTCGGCGGCTGCACGCGACATGGCTGCACGAGTCTCGGATTGGTATTTCATGAACGGGAATAACATTGAAGGCTTCCGTACCCAGATTGAGGATGTGACCGGGCGGGCTACGTCCTACAACCGCAAGCTGCAATTCGGAGTCAATGCTTTTGTCATCGTGAGGGATACGGAAGAAGAAGCATTGGAAGTACTGCGTCAGATTATTCTGCATGCTGACCCCGAGGCCGTGGAGGGCTTCCGCAGTCAGGTTCAATTTGCAGGCAAAGCTTCACCTGAACAGGAGGGCATGTGGGCGAATTCCAATTTCGACGACCTGGTGCAATATAATGACGGGTTCAAAACCGGCTTGATTGGTACTCCGGAGCAGGTGGCAGACCGCATCATTGCGTTGAAAAAGGTTGGAGTAAATCTCATTCTTACTGGCTTTCTTCATTACGATGAGGATATTCGGGCTTTCGGTGAGAAGGTAATCCCGCTGGTTAGAGAGAAGGAGGCTGCGCTAAGCCGGGTAGCGGCTACCTGA
- the ssuD gene encoding FMNH2-dependent alkanesulfonate monooxygenase — protein sequence MELFWFIPTHGDGRFLGTREGARAVTYHYCKQVAQAADELGFAGALLPTGKSCEDAWVVASSLVSVTDKLKFLVAARPGLMLPTTAARMASTLDRFSKGRLLINVVAGGDPIELEGDGVFLNHDERYALTDEFLTIWRKELAGEEVDFEGKYLKVKGGSVLYPTIQKPYPPLYFGGSSDAAMEVAAEHVDVYLTWGEPPDQVEAKINRMRELAAKKGRSLRFGIRLHVIVRPTAEEAWQAANDLIAHLDEETIASAQKIYARMDSIGQQRMARLHNGDRSNLEISPNLWAGIGLVRGGAGTALVGDPDQVAARMREYEALGIETFIMSGYPHLEEAYRTAELLFPKLNYAQYGDNGDRSFISPFGEIIANNNIPDHVVKAPAASK from the coding sequence ATGGAATTGTTTTGGTTTATTCCGACACATGGGGATGGAAGATTTCTGGGCACCCGAGAAGGTGCCAGGGCAGTGACCTATCATTATTGCAAGCAGGTTGCGCAAGCTGCAGATGAGCTTGGCTTTGCAGGGGCGCTGCTACCTACGGGAAAATCATGTGAAGACGCCTGGGTCGTTGCTTCCTCGCTGGTGTCGGTAACGGACAAGCTGAAGTTTCTGGTCGCTGCACGTCCGGGCCTGATGCTTCCGACCACGGCGGCACGAATGGCGAGTACACTAGATCGCTTCTCCAAAGGAAGACTTTTGATCAATGTCGTAGCCGGAGGGGACCCGATCGAGCTTGAGGGAGACGGGGTGTTCCTGAATCACGATGAACGTTACGCATTGACGGATGAATTTCTAACCATATGGCGCAAGGAGCTGGCGGGCGAAGAAGTCGATTTTGAGGGCAAATATTTAAAGGTCAAGGGTGGATCGGTTCTGTATCCGACCATTCAGAAGCCTTATCCTCCGCTTTATTTTGGAGGCTCCTCTGATGCTGCCATGGAGGTGGCTGCCGAGCATGTAGACGTATACCTGACTTGGGGTGAGCCACCTGACCAGGTAGAGGCTAAGATCAACCGAATGCGAGAGCTTGCTGCCAAAAAGGGAAGAAGTCTGCGCTTCGGCATCCGGCTTCATGTGATCGTTCGTCCAACCGCAGAGGAGGCCTGGCAGGCCGCGAATGACCTGATCGCTCATCTGGATGAAGAGACGATTGCTTCTGCCCAGAAGATCTATGCTCGCATGGATTCCATCGGTCAACAGCGAATGGCCAGACTGCATAATGGGGATCGTTCCAATCTGGAGATCAGCCCAAATCTGTGGGCAGGCATTGGACTGGTCAGAGGCGGTGCTGGGACAGCGCTTGTAGGTGATCCTGACCAGGTTGCAGCGAGAATGAGGGAGTACGAGGCACTGGGGATTGAGACCTTCATTATGTCAGGGTACCCGCATTTGGAAGAAGCCTATCGCACTGCTGAGCTGTTGTTTCCGAAGCTCAATTATGCGCAATATGGCGACAACGGCGATCGCTCGTTTATTAGCCCATTTGGCGAGATCATCGCCAATAATAACATTCCTGATCATGTGGTAAAAGCGCCTGCGGCTTCCAAATGA
- a CDS encoding 4-hydroxyphenylacetate 3-hydroxylase family protein, translating to MRGDTFISSLEDGRRVWLEGQQVKNISEHEAFKGTLSTIRQLFNMLDDPLQQEQVGYVPEGQERYAHSSFLIPHTAAELNKRSQSFAVWSSSTNGMMSRLSDYARSMVTGWYAARHELSDLDPQFADKISTYYYEARDRDLFLTTAIIDPQIDRSSGLDDQRIAERFLHVVKETSEGIVVRGAKMIATGAPYTHDFLIFSFLQFQTRHQKHAHVLIVPANSPGLHIVCRESFADGRERNHPLSARYDEMDAVLFFDDVLIPWERVLLYGDSDKVLKLRGNRTANGLAFHQNVVRFVAKLEFVTGVAFAVAESIGVTGFLHIQEKLGELLTQIDVIKALIIAAEAKAVPDAAGVLVPDLTYVETARSLGTKYYPRAVEILQQVGAGGFVQTPSGIEDFYGPISEFMHLYFEGAAVSAEKKVELFKLAWDLIGSPLGARHLLYEKFYAGDPIRGLASHYSRHDKLSLTGPVWKLIQENSKGRVATI from the coding sequence TTGAGGGGAGATACTTTCATATCCAGTCTGGAGGATGGGCGACGTGTCTGGTTGGAGGGGCAGCAGGTGAAGAATATTTCCGAACATGAGGCTTTTAAAGGCACACTATCCACCATCAGGCAGTTGTTTAATATGCTCGATGATCCTCTTCAACAGGAGCAAGTGGGCTATGTTCCCGAGGGACAGGAGCGATATGCACACAGCTCATTTCTCATCCCGCATACAGCAGCCGAATTGAACAAACGCAGTCAGTCCTTTGCAGTCTGGTCTTCCAGCACCAATGGCATGATGAGTCGGTTATCCGACTACGCTCGTTCCATGGTCACCGGATGGTATGCTGCCCGGCACGAATTATCCGATTTGGACCCCCAATTTGCGGATAAAATCAGCACCTATTACTACGAGGCGAGAGACCGCGACCTCTTTCTGACGACAGCCATTATTGATCCCCAGATTGATCGTTCCAGCGGTTTGGATGATCAGCGGATCGCAGAGCGATTTCTGCATGTGGTGAAGGAAACTTCGGAAGGGATTGTGGTTAGGGGAGCCAAAATGATTGCTACAGGTGCACCGTATACGCATGACTTTCTGATCTTTTCGTTCCTGCAATTTCAGACCCGACATCAGAAACATGCGCATGTCCTGATCGTACCCGCCAATTCACCAGGACTGCATATTGTGTGCAGGGAGTCGTTTGCTGATGGAAGAGAACGTAATCATCCGCTCAGTGCAAGGTACGATGAGATGGATGCCGTCCTTTTTTTCGATGATGTCCTGATTCCTTGGGAAAGGGTGCTTCTCTACGGCGATTCTGACAAGGTACTTAAGCTTCGCGGGAACCGTACAGCCAATGGACTGGCCTTCCACCAAAATGTCGTGCGCTTTGTAGCCAAGCTGGAATTTGTCACGGGTGTGGCGTTTGCGGTGGCTGAATCGATTGGCGTAACCGGATTTCTGCATATTCAGGAGAAACTGGGGGAGTTGCTGACACAGATTGACGTAATCAAGGCGCTGATCATTGCAGCGGAGGCCAAAGCCGTGCCTGATGCGGCAGGCGTGCTCGTTCCTGATCTGACGTATGTAGAGACCGCGCGAAGTTTGGGAACCAAATATTATCCACGGGCTGTTGAGATACTTCAACAAGTCGGCGCAGGTGGTTTTGTTCAGACCCCTTCTGGAATCGAGGACTTCTACGGTCCGATTTCCGAATTTATGCATTTGTATTTTGAAGGCGCTGCGGTAAGTGCAGAGAAAAAAGTGGAGCTGTTCAAGCTGGCTTGGGATCTCATCGGCAGTCCGCTTGGTGCAAGACATCTGTTATATGAAAAATTTTATGCAGGTGATCCGATCCGAGGGCTTGCATCCCACTACAGTCGACATGACAAATTGTCGTTAACAGGTCCTGTCTGGAAGCTGATTCAGGAGAACAGCAAGGGCAGAGTCGCCACCATTTGA
- a CDS encoding TetR/AcrR family transcriptional regulator: protein MKETRGVDRRIYRTRVMISEAFLKMMKKQDYVEISIVDIAEQANINRSTFYAHFIDKEDLLDKMVNEKLELLEHVLSERSAAMDVALSFTEPDPIFAVLFEHIFEHDEFYRVMLLINPVGNFSTRLNEVIKAYFFQRITQLGMDQKVQVPLDILLDHLSFSTSGIIHKWLENNKVYSPHHMALQLTRLARLGVYTAMGAQSQDTRSPHS, encoded by the coding sequence ATGAAGGAAACTCGAGGTGTCGACCGAAGAATTTACAGAACCCGTGTCATGATCTCTGAAGCTTTTTTAAAAATGATGAAGAAACAGGATTACGTGGAAATCAGCATCGTGGACATTGCTGAACAAGCGAACATCAACCGTTCAACCTTCTACGCCCACTTTATAGACAAAGAGGATTTACTGGACAAGATGGTCAACGAGAAATTGGAGTTGCTGGAACATGTACTCAGTGAACGTTCCGCTGCCATGGATGTGGCCCTTTCTTTTACCGAGCCTGACCCGATCTTTGCGGTCCTGTTTGAGCACATCTTTGAGCATGATGAGTTCTACCGGGTCATGCTACTGATCAATCCTGTCGGCAACTTCAGTACCCGGCTGAACGAAGTGATTAAAGCTTATTTTTTTCAACGGATCACCCAACTCGGAATGGATCAGAAGGTTCAGGTACCGCTGGACATTTTACTCGATCATCTCAGCTTCTCCACCAGCGGAATTATTCATAAATGGCTTGAAAACAACAAAGTATACTCTCCCCATCATATGGCTTTGCAGCTTACCCGTCTTGCCCGACTAGGTGTCTACACGGCCATGGGCGCGCAGTCTCAGGATACACGCTCCCCTCACTCCTGA
- a CDS encoding ABC transporter ATP-binding protein, which yields MKLNVENVSISVLNTDIIKDISLQVNGKQFVGLIGPNGCGKSTLLKSIYKVIKPQQGKVFLDHTDILKSSPKVVSRHMGVVGQFNELSFDFTVREMVMMGRTPHKKMLETDNERDHEIVEQALEKVHLTGHADRNYVSLSGGEKQRVVLARVLAQQPQFLILDEPTNHLDIKYQLQILNIVRGLGIGILAALHDLELAAEYCDYLYVVKKGQIVVHGKPADILTREMIGEVFDVDCEIYKNPVTGGLGIAYLSTR from the coding sequence ATGAAGCTGAACGTAGAAAATGTATCCATCTCTGTGCTGAACACGGACATCATCAAGGATATTTCATTACAGGTGAACGGTAAACAGTTCGTTGGACTGATCGGACCGAATGGCTGTGGCAAGTCAACGCTGCTTAAGAGCATCTATAAAGTGATCAAACCGCAGCAAGGCAAGGTTTTTCTGGATCATACTGATATTCTCAAATCCAGCCCGAAGGTTGTATCCAGACATATGGGCGTTGTCGGCCAGTTTAATGAATTGAGTTTTGATTTTACGGTGCGCGAGATGGTCATGATGGGGCGGACCCCACACAAAAAAATGCTGGAGACGGATAATGAACGTGACCACGAAATTGTGGAACAGGCTTTAGAAAAAGTACATCTGACTGGACATGCAGACCGCAATTACGTGTCTTTGTCTGGGGGAGAGAAACAGCGTGTCGTATTGGCGCGTGTCTTGGCACAGCAACCTCAATTCCTGATCCTGGACGAGCCGACGAACCATCTGGACATCAAATACCAACTTCAGATTCTAAATATTGTCCGTGGACTCGGCATTGGCATATTGGCGGCGCTGCATGATCTCGAACTCGCCGCAGAATATTGCGATTATCTCTATGTGGTGAAGAAGGGCCAGATTGTGGTTCATGGCAAACCGGCTGATATTCTGACTCGCGAGATGATTGGTGAGGTATTCGATGTAGACTGTGAAATCTATAAGAATCCGGTTACGGGTGGCTTGGGTATTGCTTACCTGAGTACACGGTGA
- a CDS encoding iron ABC transporter permease, protein MGKRESLIHSKSGFVLLIAVLIMITLISVGIAVSIGQVRIPLAESYRILLYKLTGLQWGTTPIEAGSFTDIIWQIRFPRVLMAMFIGAGLALCGAVMQAAVQNPLADPYILGISSGASLGATFAILIGFGAIGWLGQTGVAFWAFAGAMGASLLVLTLAGIRGKMTSVKLVLAGMVINALCSAFSNFIIYFANNAEGIKTVTFWTMGSLASSGWNKLPLVGIVVLVAILFFLLQSRVLNTMLLGDEAAVTLGINLSVYRRVYMLLTALVTGVMVASCGMIGFVGLIIPHIVRGLVGSDHRKVMPISVLFGAIFLIWTDVIARSLISSVELPIGIITAMIGAPMFMYMLVKKGYGFGGN, encoded by the coding sequence ATGGGGAAAAGAGAGTCTCTGATTCATAGTAAATCCGGGTTTGTTTTACTGATTGCAGTTTTAATCATGATTACGCTTATTTCTGTAGGGATCGCGGTTTCCATTGGACAGGTTCGTATTCCGCTGGCGGAGTCATATCGTATTCTTTTGTACAAATTAACGGGATTACAGTGGGGAACAACACCCATTGAGGCAGGTTCCTTTACCGATATCATCTGGCAGATTCGTTTCCCGCGTGTGCTGATGGCGATGTTTATCGGTGCAGGTTTGGCCTTGTGTGGTGCTGTTATGCAGGCTGCTGTGCAGAATCCGCTGGCTGATCCTTACATACTGGGTATATCCTCAGGCGCTTCACTTGGAGCAACCTTTGCAATTCTCATTGGATTCGGTGCGATTGGGTGGCTTGGTCAGACCGGAGTCGCTTTCTGGGCCTTTGCCGGAGCGATGGGTGCGTCCTTACTGGTCCTGACTTTGGCAGGGATTCGGGGGAAAATGACATCGGTCAAGCTGGTGCTTGCCGGAATGGTGATTAACGCGCTGTGCAGCGCTTTTTCGAACTTTATTATTTATTTTGCCAACAATGCTGAAGGTATCAAAACGGTGACATTCTGGACCATGGGCAGTCTGGCGTCTTCCGGATGGAACAAGCTTCCACTTGTAGGTATCGTCGTGCTGGTGGCGATTCTATTTTTCCTTTTACAGTCCAGAGTTCTCAATACGATGTTATTGGGGGATGAAGCAGCCGTTACACTGGGTATTAATCTGAGTGTGTACCGCAGGGTGTATATGCTGTTAACGGCTTTGGTGACAGGCGTCATGGTGGCGAGTTGTGGCATGATTGGTTTCGTGGGACTCATTATTCCGCATATCGTCAGAGGTCTGGTGGGTTCCGACCATCGTAAAGTGATGCCTATATCCGTGCTGTTTGGAGCTATTTTCCTGATTTGGACGGATGTGATCGCAAGATCCCTCATATCCAGCGTGGAGTTGCCAATCGGTATTATTACAGCCATGATTGGTGCACCCATGTTTATGTATATGCTGGTCAAAAAAGGCTACGGTTTTGGAGGAAATTAA